Proteins encoded within one genomic window of Oncorhynchus masou masou isolate Uvic2021 chromosome 1, UVic_Omas_1.1, whole genome shotgun sequence:
- the LOC135550314 gene encoding serum amyloid A-5 protein-like yields the protein MKLLLAGLVLTLVVGAQAQWYRFPGEAARGARDMWRAYGDMKDANWKNSDKYFHARGNYDAARRGPGGRWAAAVISNGREMVQGSFGRGHEDSAADQKANHWGRNGGDPNRFRPQGLPKNY from the exons ATGAAGCTGCTTCTCGCTGGACTTGTTCTGACCCTCGTTGTAGGAGCTCAAGCTCAGTGGTACCGCTTCCCTGGTGAAGCTGCTCGAG GTGCTAGAGACATGTGGCGTGCATATGGCGACATGAAGGACGCCAACTGGAAAAACTCAGACAAGTACTTTCACGCTCGGGGCAACTATGATGCTGCCAGGAGAGGACCAGGGGGCAGGTGGGCAGCAGCAGTCATCAG TAATGGCCGGGAGATGGTTCAGGGTTCCTTTGGTCGAGGACACGAGGACTCAGCAGCTGACCAGAAGGCTAACCACTGGGGACGTAATGGAGGGGACCCCAACCGATTCAGACCCCAAGGACTCCCCAAGAACTACTGA
- the LOC135550293 gene encoding ferritin, heavy subunit: MSPVRQNFHQDCEAAINRQINLELYASYVYLSMAYYFDRDDQALHNFAKFFKNQSHEEREHAEKLMKVQNQRGGRIFLQDVKKPEKDEWGSGVEALESALQLEKSVNQSLLDLHKVCADHNDPHMCDFIETHYLDEQVKSIKELGDWVTNLRRMGAPQNGMAEYLFDKHTLGKEST; the protein is encoded by the exons ATGTCTCCAGTGAGACAGAACTTCCATCAGGACTGTGAGGCTGCCATCAACCGGCAGATCAACCTGGAGCTGTACGCTTCCTATGTTTATCTGTCCATG GCGTATTACTTCGATCGTGATGACCAGGCCCTGCATAACTTTGCTAAGTTTTTCAAGAACCAGTCCCACGAAGAACGTGAGCACGCTGAGAAGCTGATGAAAGTTCAGaaccagaggggagggagaatcTTCCTGCAGGATGTCAAG AAACCAGAGAAGGATGAGTGGGGTAGTGGTGTGGAGGCCCTTGAGAGTGCCCTGCAGCTGGAGAAAAGTGTAAACCAGTCCCTGCTGGACCTGCACAAGGTCTGCGCTGATCACAACGACCCACAC ATGTGTGACTTCATTGAGACACACTACCTGGACGAGCAGGTGAAGTCCATAAAGGAGCTGGGTGACTGGGTGACCAACCTCCGCCGGATGGGTGCCCCCCAGAACGGCATGGCCGAGTACCTGTTTGACAAACACACTTTGGGCAAAGAGAGCACATAG